GAGATCTTCGTTTCCTGCATCAAACCACTCGGGCCGGAGGACGCCGATTTCGCGCTCGGCTTCGCGGTTCCCGTTGACGCAGAAGGACTTAAGCTCTACTGCCGCCGTCCGTACGCCCCTGCCGCCACGAGTGAATACGACTACCCGCTCACCTCGCGTTATGACGAAACCGACGCGCTGGTGGTCTTCGACGACGTCTTCATTCCGTGGGACCGCGTGTTCGTTTACCGCGACGTCGCGGGATTGCGGCGGCAGTTCTTCGACACCGGCGCGCACGTGTTCGGCAACTGGCAGGCGCAGATCCGGTTCATGGTGAAGACGCAGTTCATCGCCGGGCTCGCCCGCAAGGTCGCCGCGGTCAACGGGGTCGACAAATTCCCCGGCGTGGTGGAAAAACTCGGCGAGCTGGCGAGCCTCGCGTCCATTGTGGAATCGGCGGTGCTGGCGGCGGAATACACCGCGGAGCCGGACGAGAACGGCATGTGGCGGCCCGGCTCGCGCGCGGTGTACGGCGCGATGGGCCTGCAGGCCGAGCTGTACCCGCGGCTGCTGGCGATCCTGCGCGACCTGGTCGGCGGCGGGGTCCTGCAGGTGCCCTCCAGCGTCGCGGACCTGACGAACCCGGAGACCCGGGCGGATATCGACAAATACATTTACAGCCCGTCCGCGCCCGCCGAGGAGCGGGTGAAGCTGTTCAAGCTGGCCTGGGACGTCGTCGGCAGCGAGTTCGCCGGACGCCACCACCAGTACGAGATGTTCTACGCCGGCGCGCCGTTCGTGGTGAAGGGCTACGCCTTCCGCAATTACGGCTTCGACGGCGCGCTCAGCGACATCGACGCTTTCCTTTCCAGCTACGACCTCGACGGAGCGATCACCCGATGAGCAAACCGGAACACGAATTCTTCCCGGTGACCGACGTAGCCTTCACGGTGTGCCCGGGCGACGACCCGAAGATCACCGAACGGATTCTCGCCAAGGACCCGGAAAGCGGCGTGGCGACGCGGATCCTGCGGTACGAACCGGGCGCCGATTCGACGCCGATGGGCGTGCAGAAACACGATTTCTGGGAGGAGGTCTACATTCTCGAGGGCTCGTTCACCGACCTCACGCTCGGCCGGACGTTCACCGCGGGGATGTACGCCTGCCGGCCGCCGGGCATGCCGCACGGCCCGTGGCGGACCGACGAGGGGGTCGTCACGTTCGAGGTCCGCTACCCCGCCTGAGCCCCCCTTCGCAAGGAGAACGCCATGATCACTTCCTCGGCCGAGGTCGACCCGATGACGATGCGCCGCACGATGGGGCGTTTCGCCACCGGCGTCGCGGTGGTCACCACCCGGGCGGCGGGGGTGCCGCACGGGATGACCGTCAACTCGCTGACGTCGGTTTCGCTCGACCCGCCGCTGCTGCTCGTGTGCCTGACTATCGGCGCGCGCAGCACCGACGCGGTGGTCGAGGCGGGCCGGTTCGCGGTCAACATCCTGTCCGCGCGGCAGAAACAGCTCGCGCTGCGCTTCGCCCGCCGCGGCGAGGACCACTTCGCCGGGCTGGAGGTGACCGAGGGCAGGCATCAGGTGCCGGTGATCCCGGACGCCTTCGCGCACCTCGAATGCGACGTCGAACGCCATCTGGTCGCCGGTGACCACGTGGTCGTGTTCGGACAGGTGCGCAGCGTGTGCGAGCGCGACGGCGAACCGCTGGCGTTCCACGGGGGAAGGTTCGCGGACCTGGCCGACCGGGCCAACGAGCCCGTGCACTGGTTCTTCTGAGGCAGTTCCCAGGGGGGAGCACGCCTCGGTGGCTGCGCCAACAGCCACCGAGGCTTCCGGCATCAGCACTTCATCCGCGTCACGGACCCTCCGACCACAGGAGCCGAAATGGCCGATACCTCTCGCGAACGTAACAGAAAACGCCCGCACACGCGGCTGGGGGTGGTGGCGGCGTCGAGTCTCGCCGGCACCGCCGTCGAATGGTACGACTTCTTTCTGTACGGCACCGCGTCCACTTTGGTCTTCAACAAACTGTACTTCCCGTCGCACGACCCGCTGGTCGGCACGGTTCTCGCCTTCGCCACCTACGCGGTCGGTTTCCTCGCCCGGCCGCTGGGCGCGGTTGTGCTCGGCCACCTCGGCGACCGCAAGGGACGGCGCTCGACGCTCATCGCGAGCCTGTTGTTGATGGGCGCTTCGACCTTTTTGATCGCTCTGCTGCCCACTTACGAGGCGGTCGGCGTGCTGGCACCGCTGCTGCTGGTCGTTTGCCGTCTGGTGCAAGGCTTTGCGCTCGGCGGCGAGTGGGGCGGCGCAGTACTGCTGGTGTCCGAGCACGGCGGCAGCGCGCGTCGGGCGTTCTGGTCTTCGTGGCCGAATGTCGGACCGCCGCTGGGCAACTTGCTCGCCGCCGGGGTGCTGGCGGTTCTCGGTGGGGTGCTGCCGTCGGCGCAGTTCCTGTCCTGGGGCTGGCGGATCGCGTTCGGGTTGTCCGCGGTGCTGGTTTTGATCGGATTGTGGTTGCGGCTTTATGTCGCGGAGACGCCGTTGTTCAAGGACGCGCCGAAGCCGGAGGGACTGCCTGCCGGTGTGGTGGTCCGCAAGCATTGGCGCAGTGTGCTGCTCGCCGCGGCCACGCGTTTCGGCGAGAATGCCGGGTTCTATCTGTTCTCGTTGTTCGTGATCACTTATGTCACGACGGTGCTCAAAATGGACAGTTCGGTCGGGTTGACGGCAGTGCTGGTCGGACAGGCGTGCGCGGTGGTGACGATTCCGCTGTTCGCCCTGCTGGCCGACCGGATCGGACGACGGCCGATTTACGTGGTGGCCTCGGTGGCGACGATCGGGTGGGCGTTCGTGTTCTTCGCGCTGGTCGACACGCGCAGTCCCGGATTGATCATGCTCGCGGTAGCCGGCGGGTTGCTGATCTTCGCCGCGTACAGCTCGGTGATCGGAGCGTTCTTCGCGGAGTTGTTCCCGACCGAGGTGCGGTATTCCGGGGTTTCGCTGGCGTACAACCTGGCATCGGTACTGGCTGGTTCGCTCGCGCCGATCATCGCGATCGGGTTGTACGCGAAGTTCGGCACCGGGTACGCCATCGGGGCTTATCTGGCGGTGATGGGCTTGATTTCGCTCGTGGCGTCGCTGATCGCGAAGGAGACGAAGTCGGTCGATCTCGGTTCGGTGGCTGGGAAAGCGGAGGAGGAAGCCCGTGCGCGCGTT
The nucleotide sequence above comes from Amycolatopsis sp. AA4. Encoded proteins:
- a CDS encoding 4-hydroxyphenylacetate 3-hydroxylase family protein; this translates as MRSGADYLAALKGPRRIYLDGAPVEDVAHHPAFAPIAKTIAELFDLAADPESGISVTDPATGSTVNRLFTPPRSREDLKAYREAATAWARHTHGWVGRSPDHVGAFVAAFSAHPEAFSQGERDFSANIAAYHKRVLEENLYVSYAIIPPQVSRATTAHAWEGDLIQAGVAEEREDGIVIRGAQMLATGGAVADEIFVSCIKPLGPEDADFALGFAVPVDAEGLKLYCRRPYAPAATSEYDYPLTSRYDETDALVVFDDVFIPWDRVFVYRDVAGLRRQFFDTGAHVFGNWQAQIRFMVKTQFIAGLARKVAAVNGVDKFPGVVEKLGELASLASIVESAVLAAEYTAEPDENGMWRPGSRAVYGAMGLQAELYPRLLAILRDLVGGGVLQVPSSVADLTNPETRADIDKYIYSPSAPAEERVKLFKLAWDVVGSEFAGRHHQYEMFYAGAPFVVKGYAFRNYGFDGALSDIDAFLSSYDLDGAITR
- a CDS encoding cupin domain-containing protein, whose protein sequence is MSKPEHEFFPVTDVAFTVCPGDDPKITERILAKDPESGVATRILRYEPGADSTPMGVQKHDFWEEVYILEGSFTDLTLGRTFTAGMYACRPPGMPHGPWRTDEGVVTFEVRYPA
- a CDS encoding flavin reductase family protein — its product is MITSSAEVDPMTMRRTMGRFATGVAVVTTRAAGVPHGMTVNSLTSVSLDPPLLLVCLTIGARSTDAVVEAGRFAVNILSARQKQLALRFARRGEDHFAGLEVTEGRHQVPVIPDAFAHLECDVERHLVAGDHVVVFGQVRSVCERDGEPLAFHGGRFADLADRANEPVHWFF
- a CDS encoding MFS transporter, whose translation is MADTSRERNRKRPHTRLGVVAASSLAGTAVEWYDFFLYGTASTLVFNKLYFPSHDPLVGTVLAFATYAVGFLARPLGAVVLGHLGDRKGRRSTLIASLLLMGASTFLIALLPTYEAVGVLAPLLLVVCRLVQGFALGGEWGGAVLLVSEHGGSARRAFWSSWPNVGPPLGNLLAAGVLAVLGGVLPSAQFLSWGWRIAFGLSAVLVLIGLWLRLYVAETPLFKDAPKPEGLPAGVVVRKHWRSVLLAAATRFGENAGFYLFSLFVITYVTTVLKMDSSVGLTAVLVGQACAVVTIPLFALLADRIGRRPIYVVASVATIGWAFVFFALVDTRSPGLIMLAVAGGLLIFAAYSSVIGAFFAELFPTEVRYSGVSLAYNLASVLAGSLAPIIAIGLYAKFGTGYAIGAYLAVMGLISLVASLIAKETKSVDLGSVAGKAEEEARARVE